From one Lolium rigidum isolate FL_2022 chromosome 4, APGP_CSIRO_Lrig_0.1, whole genome shotgun sequence genomic stretch:
- the LOC124647216 gene encoding villin-1-like, with the protein MKGVDDAFLGVGDKPGLDIWCIMGTNVVPIAKNLHGKFYTGNCYIVLSTSELKRGSRQHNVHYWVGEEAKEEHCVMASDKAFELDAALGSQAVQYREMQGEESDKFLSYFRPCIIPVQGSFSSHWRRSAEECDQTTMFRCEGEHVARVTEVPFSRTSLDHKAAFIVDTPLKIFLFSGCNSSVQTRAKALDVIKYLRENRHSGRCEIGTIEDGKLVGDSDAGEFWNLFGGYAPIPRDVPDAANGELMTTTSKKLFWINKRKLVPMDAHLLDREMLKSDRSYILDCGTEIYLWLGMATLVSERKISITVLEDYVRSQGRSSIGQTVITTEGHEIADFKLQFQHWPKNVVQKLYEAGREKVAAIFKHQGYDVAEIPEDKPQQSISSNGSLKVWLVDRGSVTLLCTEEQEELYNGDCYIVQYSYVEDGKDYNLFFSWSGQNSVQEDRLASVSLMSSMSDSVKGPAVVGQVSEAREPELFFLVFKSLIIFKGGRSAAYKNSVLQKSNRTEGYQKDGAALFRVQGLRHDCARAVQVDLIASSLNSSHCYILQDGPSFFTWTGSLSSPTEHVILDRMMNKLFPLKQSFLLKEGSEPDHFWKTLEGRSEYSKEKCVKSWPADPRLYTCTFQQCLFKAKEVFTFCQDDLATEETLILDCGEEIYVWVGLHSGVTSKEHALDIGKMFLQAGNAEDGRRSIFDTTVYAVAEGDEPAFFTSFFNWDNSKQVASVLGNSFERKLAMLKGISPKLEAPDRSLRRSSSRRPGTLSEPTTPEQHQPAARRTFGPASASVGRVAKERSGSSPALSPSPVTPSWSSRSRASSSPSSPSTPVIARRLFPSTLHGAPHAASATATASPARRR; encoded by the exons ATGAAGGGCGTCGACGACGCGTTCCTCGGAGTCGGCGACAAACC AGGGCTGGACATCTGGTGCATTATGGGCACCAATGTAGTCCCAATTGCAAAGAATTTGCATGGCAAATTCTACACTGGGAACTGCTATATCGTACTCAGT ACATCTGAGCTCAAGAGGGGAAGTCGGCAACACAATGTGCATTACTGGGTAGGGGAAGAAGCGAAAGAG GAACACTGTGTGATGGCTTCCGACAAGGCCTTTGAGTTGGATGCGGCACTGGGCTCCCAAGCTGTCCAGTACAGGGAAATGCAAGGTGAAGAATCTGACAAGTTCTTGTCATACTTCAGGCCATGCATAATCCCTGTGCAAGGCAGCTTCTCTTCGCACTGGAGAAGATCTGCGGAGGAATGCGACCAGACCACAATGTTTCGGTGTGAAGGAGAGCATGTAGCTCGTGTCACAGAA GTTCCGTTTTCGCGTACCTCCCTGGATCATAAGGCAGCGTTTATAGTTGACACTCCGTTGAAGATCTTCCTTTTCAGCGGTTGTAATTCTAGTGTGCAAACAAGGGCAAAGGCATTAGATGTCATTAAGTACCTGAGAGAAAACCGACATTCCGGTAGATGTGAAATTGGGACAATAG AGGATGGAAAGCTTGTTGGTGATTCTGATGCTGGTGAGTTTTGGAACCTGTTTGGAGGCTATGCACCTATTCCCCGTGATGTACCAGATGCAGCCAATGGGGAGCTGATGACTACCACATCCAAGAAACTTTTTTG GATTAATAAGAGAAAACTTGTTCCGATGGATGCACACTTGTTAGATAGAGAAATGCTGAAGTCTGACAGAAGTTACATACTGGACTGTGGAACTGAAATATACTTGTGGTTAGGGATGGCAACACTGGTTTCAGAGAGGAAGATATCCATTACTGTCTTAGAG GATTATGTACGAAGTCAAGGAAGATCATCAATTGGTCAAACTGTTATAACGACTGAAGGTCATGAAATTGCCGACTTTAAGCTGCAGTTTCAGCATTGGCCGAAGAATGTCGTCCAAAAGTTATATGAGGCAGGGAGAGAGAAAGTGGCAG CAATTTTCAAGCATCAGGGGTATGATGTTGCAGAAATTCCAGAAGATAAACCTCAACAGTCCATCAGTAGTAATGGTTCTCTGAAG GTATGGCTGGTGGACCGTGGTTCTGTAACCCTCCTTTGCACTGAGGAGCAGGAGGAACTGTATAATGGGGATTGCTATATTGTACAGTACAGCTATGTTGAAGATGGAAAAGATTATAATCTGTTCTTTTCTTGGTCTGGACAAAATAGCGTACAG GAAGACAGACTTGCTTCAGTTTCATTGATGTCAAGCATGTCTGATTCAGTCAAAGGTCCTGCAGTTGTG GGGCAAGTGTCTGAGGCCAGAGAACCAGAGCTGTTTTTCCTAGTATTCAAGTCCTTGATCATATTCAAG GGTGGTAGGAGTGCTGCATATAAGAACTCTGTTCTGCAGAAAAGCAATAGAACTGAAGGGTACCAGAAAGACGGGGCTGCATTATTCCGGGTTCAAGGGCTGAGACATGATTGCGCAAGAGCCGTTCAGGTTGATCTG ATTGCAAGCTCGCTTAATTCCTCGCACTGCTATATTTTGCAAGACGGTCCTTCTTTCTTTACCTGGACTGGAAGCCTTTCTTCACCAACTGAACATGTTATACTTGACAGGATGATGAATAAGTTGTTT CCACTAAAGCAATCGTTTCTATTAAAAGAAGGTTCTGAACCTGATCACTTCTGGAAAACATTAGAAGGAAGATCAGAGTACTCCAAAGAGAAGTGTGTCAAGAGTTGGCCGGCAGATCCACGTCTGTATACCTGTACTTTCCAGCAAT GTCTGTTCAAG GCAAAGGAGGTATTTACCTTCTGTCAGGATGATCTGGCAACTGAGGAGACCTTGATACTGGACTGCGGCGAGGAAATTTATGTCTGGGTTGGACTTCACTCAGGTGTCACGTCCAAAGAGCATGCCCTCGACATCGGCAAG ATGTTCCTTCAGGCAGGCAATGCTGAGGATGGGCGACGGTCCATCTTTGACACAACTGTTTATGCTGTCGCGGAAGGGGATGAGCCTGCATTTTTCACCAGCTTCTTCAACTGGGATAACTCAAAACAAGTTGCATCC GTTCTGGGCAACTCGTTTGAGAGGAAGCTGGCGATGCTGAAAGGGATTTCACCAAAACTGGAG GCACCGGACAGGAGCTTGCGGAGATCATCCTCGAGAAGGCCAGGGACATTGTCAGAGCCGACCACACCGGAGCAGCACCAGCCGGCAGCTAGGAGGACGTTCGGCCCTGCCTCTGCCTCTGTCGGGAGGGTAGCCAAGGAGAGATCAGGATCATCTCCGGCACTGTCGCCGTCGCCGGTAACACCATCCTGGTCTTCCAGgagccgcgcctcctcctcgccgtcgtcgccgtccacACCGGTGATAGCGCGGAGGCTCTTCCCGTCCACGCTGCACGGAGCCCCGCACGCCGCCTCCGCTACAGCCACTGCGAGCCCCGCTCGACGACGCTGA